A single region of the Streptomyces sp. NBC_00425 genome encodes:
- a CDS encoding acyl-CoA thioesterase, producing MIHTLASDVRRPSTARPPHDAPDRRPHLYLRQVRMSDLDSMQHVNNARLLEMIQDAHIDLFYLRPGLPGQEIRPRFVYARHELDYTEPLVLEPEPVTIVTTIGDLRRSSFRVTSRVTRDARVFCTCVSTAVAYDPDARCSRRLEEEELALAARHATPEPGR from the coding sequence TTGATCCACACCCTGGCGTCCGACGTCCGCCGCCCGAGCACCGCACGCCCGCCCCACGACGCGCCGGACCGTCGGCCGCACCTGTATCTCCGTCAGGTCCGCATGAGCGACCTGGACTCCATGCAGCACGTGAACAACGCGCGGTTGCTCGAGATGATCCAGGACGCCCACATCGACCTGTTCTACCTGCGTCCCGGGCTGCCCGGGCAGGAGATCCGCCCGCGGTTCGTGTACGCGCGCCACGAGCTCGACTACACCGAGCCGCTCGTGCTGGAGCCCGAGCCGGTCACCATCGTCACGACCATCGGCGACCTGCGCCGCTCGTCCTTCCGGGTCACCAGCCGCGTCACCCGTGACGCGCGGGTGTTCTGCACCTGCGTCAGCACGGCCGTCGCGTACGACCCCGACGCGCGCTGCTCGCGCCGTCTCGAGGAGGAGGAACTCGCCCTGGCGGCCCGCCACGCCACTCCGGAGCCGGGGCGCTGA
- a CDS encoding macrolide family glycosyltransferase — MPGPQPHPAHIAVFNVPMHGHVNPTLGVVEELVRRGHRVTYAVTEEFMHQVKAAGAEPVLYPDAGDGSEAPEEMGEGFDRVVDTALASLPALTRAFDRDRPDLVLCDVYAFAGLLLGASRQTPVVVASPTHLAYDGIVPEFFGVPGLPQIPGFGKLTAAFAEHGVDSARILELVHPEHAVAFFPRAFQRRADTVAARNVAYVGPALGDRSYQGSWQPPRPDLPVLLVSLGSQFTRRPDFYRSCVQAFAELPWHVVMSVGHAVAPDELGPLPDTVEVHPHVPQLAVLAHADAFVTHAGMGGTMEALHYGVPLVAVPQMAEQRVNAARIEQLRLGVHLPRETVTPEALREAVLRVSSDRDVRAGVAAMRREITEAGGAGAAADLIERAL, encoded by the coding sequence GTGCCTGGTCCTCAACCGCATCCCGCGCACATCGCCGTGTTCAACGTTCCGATGCACGGGCACGTCAATCCGACGCTGGGGGTCGTCGAGGAGCTCGTACGGCGGGGACATCGGGTCACCTACGCCGTCACCGAGGAGTTCATGCACCAGGTGAAGGCGGCCGGCGCCGAGCCCGTGCTCTACCCGGACGCGGGGGACGGCTCGGAGGCGCCGGAGGAGATGGGCGAGGGGTTCGACCGGGTCGTCGACACGGCGCTGGCCTCCCTTCCCGCCCTGACCCGGGCCTTCGACCGGGACCGTCCTGACCTGGTGCTGTGCGACGTCTACGCCTTCGCCGGGCTGCTGCTGGGGGCGAGCCGGCAGACGCCCGTCGTCGTGGCGTCCCCCACCCACCTGGCCTACGACGGCATCGTCCCCGAGTTCTTCGGCGTGCCCGGGCTGCCCCAGATCCCGGGCTTCGGGAAGCTGACGGCCGCCTTCGCGGAGCACGGGGTGGACAGCGCGCGCATCCTCGAGCTCGTGCACCCGGAGCACGCCGTCGCGTTCTTCCCCCGCGCCTTCCAGCGCAGGGCGGACACCGTGGCGGCACGCAATGTCGCGTATGTCGGGCCGGCGCTCGGAGACCGGTCCTACCAGGGTTCCTGGCAGCCCCCGCGGCCGGATCTGCCGGTCCTGCTGGTGTCGCTGGGCTCCCAGTTCACCCGGCGGCCCGACTTCTACCGGTCCTGCGTCCAGGCCTTCGCGGAGCTGCCCTGGCACGTGGTGATGTCCGTCGGCCACGCCGTCGCGCCGGACGAGCTGGGGCCGCTCCCCGACACCGTCGAGGTCCATCCGCACGTGCCCCAGCTGGCCGTGCTCGCCCACGCGGACGCCTTCGTCACCCATGCCGGGATGGGCGGCACGATGGAGGCGCTGCACTACGGCGTGCCGCTGGTGGCGGTGCCGCAGATGGCCGAGCAGCGGGTCAACGCGGCCCGGATCGAACAGCTCCGGCTCGGCGTCCACCTGCCGCGCGAGACCGTCACGCCCGAGGCGCTGCGCGAGGCCGTCCTGCGGGTGTCGTCCGACCGGGACGTCCGCGCGGGCGTGGCCGCCATGCGCCGGGAGATCACGGAGGCCGGAGGCGCGGGCGCCGCGGCCGACCTGATCGAGCGGGCCCTGTAG
- a CDS encoding wax ester/triacylglycerol synthase domain-containing protein: MPGSHLPLMEEGMARWPFGPPNAGIALEFTGVPPEPDELRALVGDRWKALPRLTQTLVAPGGPRTGLAWWTGRHRWARRDGHDLGRQVDEVDGTLRDAVRLWFHTPFPADRPPWSLHLLRGSAEGEFSLLFRMHHSLLDGRSLTTLLRALFDDGGPLDGAASLAVPGPRRRTVRPAPAAGGPPGLLTAGRAVPLPHQGAREPAYTVVRLRADVLRAAREAASARTATTNEVFLATVSGVLRSCLSAAEAAHPAAGAVPDGDRIGDWTGHGDRARAKERGRERSREPGQVWLSVPVDERPDDCGEFLGNAFANVRVPAPVTLSDPAARLAACTGLLTPVTRPRRTSERLFESTLAAVPGATMALAGGKIFAPAYAPAACSYVHLREQGQTLAGRPLRRLTIVPMVPPADTATFALGGCTRGHTLSVATNSGSQDAELLAEAFLDELTLLAERTP; this comes from the coding sequence ATGCCCGGATCGCATCTGCCCTTGATGGAAGAGGGCATGGCCCGCTGGCCGTTCGGCCCGCCCAACGCCGGGATCGCCCTGGAATTCACGGGCGTCCCGCCCGAGCCGGACGAGCTGCGGGCACTGGTCGGCGACCGCTGGAAGGCGCTGCCCCGGCTCACCCAGACCCTGGTCGCCCCCGGCGGTCCCCGGACCGGCCTCGCCTGGTGGACCGGCCGGCATCGCTGGGCGCGACGGGACGGCCACGATCTGGGCCGGCAGGTCGACGAGGTGGACGGCACCCTGCGGGACGCCGTGCGGCTGTGGTTCCACACGCCGTTCCCCGCCGACCGGCCCCCGTGGAGCCTGCACCTGCTGCGGGGCTCCGCCGAGGGGGAGTTCTCCCTCCTCTTCCGGATGCACCACAGCCTGCTCGACGGCCGTTCGCTGACGACCCTGCTGCGGGCCCTGTTCGACGACGGCGGCCCACTGGACGGCGCCGCCTCCCTGGCGGTGCCGGGCCCCCGGCGACGGACGGTCCGGCCGGCCCCGGCCGCGGGGGGCCCGCCCGGGCTGCTCACCGCGGGACGCGCGGTCCCCCTGCCGCACCAGGGGGCGCGGGAGCCGGCCTACACGGTCGTGCGGCTGCGGGCCGACGTGCTGCGGGCCGCGCGGGAGGCCGCCTCCGCCCGCACGGCGACCACCAACGAGGTGTTCCTGGCGACGGTGTCGGGCGTCCTGCGCTCGTGCCTGTCCGCCGCGGAGGCCGCCCATCCGGCAGCCGGTGCGGTTCCCGACGGCGACCGGATCGGCGACTGGACCGGCCACGGCGACCGGGCTCGGGCGAAGGAGCGGGGGCGGGAGAGGAGCCGGGAGCCGGGGCAGGTCTGGCTGTCGGTCCCCGTCGACGAACGCCCCGACGACTGCGGTGAGTTCCTGGGCAACGCGTTCGCCAACGTCCGCGTGCCCGCGCCGGTGACGCTGTCCGACCCCGCGGCCCGGCTGGCCGCGTGCACCGGTCTGCTGACCCCCGTCACCCGGCCCCGGCGGACCTCCGAGAGACTTTTCGAGAGCACGCTCGCGGCGGTACCCGGGGCGACCATGGCCCTGGCCGGCGGGAAGATCTTCGCGCCCGCATACGCACCGGCCGCCTGTTCCTACGTCCACCTGCGCGAACAGGGCCAGACCCTGGCCGGACGACCCTTGCGCCGCCTGACCATCGTCCCCATGGTGCCGCCGGCCGACACGGCAACCTTCGCGCTGGGCGGCTGCACCCGGGGGCACACGCTGAGCGTCGCCACCAACTCGGGCAGCCAGGACGCCGAACTGCTGGCGGAGGCCTTCCTCGACGAGCTCACCCTCCTCGCCGAACGCACCCCCTGA
- a CDS encoding PIN domain nuclease, translating to MNAAQFLIDTSALARFMREDAEQYGWDQAAAAGLIATCAITELEFFHSARSAADRARGIEDMRMIFGWVPVDDRAYDRAWQVQEALTKKGKHRSAGAVDLVVAATAELQGLTLLHRDHDFACIAAVTGQALQWYGPESGK from the coding sequence GTGAACGCGGCCCAGTTCCTGATCGACACCAGCGCGCTCGCTCGGTTCATGCGCGAGGACGCGGAGCAATACGGCTGGGACCAGGCGGCAGCAGCCGGGCTCATCGCCACCTGCGCGATCACCGAGCTCGAGTTCTTCCACAGCGCCCGGTCAGCCGCCGACAGGGCGCGCGGCATCGAGGACATGCGCATGATCTTCGGTTGGGTTCCCGTCGACGACCGCGCCTACGACCGCGCCTGGCAGGTCCAGGAAGCACTCACCAAAAAGGGAAAGCATCGCAGTGCGGGTGCGGTGGATCTCGTCGTCGCCGCGACGGCCGAGCTGCAAGGGCTCACCCTCCTGCACCGCGACCACGACTTCGCCTGCATCGCGGCAGTGACCGGCCAGGCTCTCCAGTGGTACGGCCCGGAGAGCGGCAAATAG
- a CDS encoding DNA polymerase III subunit gamma and tau, which produces MSSLALYRRYRPESFAEVIGQEHVTDPLQQALRNNRVNHAYLFSGPRGCGKTTSARILARCLNCEQGPTPTPCGECESCKDLARNGPGSIDVIEIDAASHGGVDDARDLREKAFFGPARSRYKIYIIDEAHMVTSAGFNALLKVVEEPPEHLKFIFATTEPEKVIGTIRSRTHHYPFRLVPPGTLREYLGEVCGQEGIPVEDGVLPLVVRSGAGSVRDSMSVMDQLLAGADEAGVTYAMATSLLGYTESSLLDSVVEAFATGDGAAAFEVVDRIIEGGNDPRRFVADLLERLRDLVILAAVPDAAEKGLIDAPVDVIERMQAQAGVFGAAELSRAADLVNEGLTEMRGATSPRLQLELICARVMLPAAYGDERSVMARLDRIERGVQAAAQGAPVMQGAPAVQTAPMTTMASTTPAMGYVPGPEVHGGGAAAARAAVRGQGQAPGQPQGPGQGQSQGAGQGAGAHVPAPVQAAPPAPSATSAAVQPAAPPPVPEAAAPPVEEAPVQPAPGAWPTATAAGSGRRPGGWPTATPAGGGGRPPAPPAAPAPAAAQGVPAAPAAAPAGHVPPVGGPDPRMLWPNILDAVKNRRRFTWILLSQNAHVAGFDGTTLQVGFVSAGARDNFASSGSEDVLRQALSEQFNVQWKIDAVVDPSGGSAPPAAGGFGGGFGGGGAAAGGAPGGYGGPGGPGGSGGPGGYGGGGSTGPSAMASAASPAPAASAGPARQASSPGPAGPAADASRPAPSRPAVHEPVAPEDDTPEDDDPDLNESALSGYELIVRELGATVVEEFTNE; this is translated from the coding sequence GTGTCGTCTCTCGCGCTGTACCGCCGCTATCGCCCGGAGTCGTTCGCCGAGGTCATCGGGCAGGAGCATGTCACCGACCCGCTGCAGCAGGCGCTGCGGAACAACCGGGTCAATCACGCGTACCTGTTCAGCGGGCCGCGTGGGTGCGGGAAGACCACCAGCGCGCGGATCCTGGCCAGGTGTCTGAACTGCGAGCAGGGGCCCACGCCGACCCCGTGCGGGGAGTGCGAGTCGTGCAAGGACCTGGCGAGGAACGGGCCGGGATCCATCGACGTCATCGAGATCGACGCCGCTTCGCACGGAGGTGTGGACGACGCGCGTGACCTGCGGGAAAAGGCCTTCTTCGGGCCGGCCCGCAGCCGCTACAAGATCTACATCATCGACGAGGCCCACATGGTCACGTCGGCCGGCTTCAACGCGCTTCTCAAGGTCGTCGAGGAGCCGCCGGAGCACCTGAAGTTCATCTTCGCCACCACCGAGCCCGAGAAGGTCATCGGGACCATCCGGTCCCGTACGCATCACTATCCGTTCCGGCTCGTCCCGCCGGGGACCCTGCGGGAATACCTCGGCGAGGTGTGCGGACAGGAGGGCATTCCCGTCGAGGACGGCGTGCTGCCGCTCGTCGTGCGCTCCGGCGCCGGGTCGGTGCGTGACTCCATGTCCGTCATGGACCAGCTGCTCGCCGGCGCCGACGAGGCCGGTGTGACGTATGCCATGGCCACCTCCCTCCTCGGGTACACGGAGAGCTCGCTGCTCGACTCCGTCGTCGAGGCCTTCGCCACCGGCGACGGGGCCGCCGCCTTCGAGGTCGTGGACCGGATCATCGAGGGGGGCAACGATCCTCGGCGGTTCGTCGCCGACCTGCTGGAGCGGTTGCGGGACCTCGTCATCCTCGCCGCGGTCCCGGACGCGGCGGAGAAGGGCCTGATCGACGCCCCGGTCGACGTCATCGAGCGCATGCAGGCACAGGCCGGCGTCTTCGGCGCCGCCGAGCTGAGCCGGGCCGCCGACCTCGTCAACGAAGGCCTCACGGAGATGCGCGGCGCCACCTCGCCCCGTCTTCAGCTGGAGCTGATCTGCGCGCGCGTGATGCTGCCCGCCGCCTATGGGGACGAACGATCGGTGATGGCCCGCCTCGACCGCATCGAGCGCGGGGTGCAGGCGGCGGCGCAGGGCGCACCCGTCATGCAGGGCGCACCCGCCGTGCAGACGGCGCCGATGACGACGATGGCGTCCACGACACCGGCCATGGGATACGTGCCGGGGCCGGAGGTGCACGGTGGCGGGGCCGCGGCGGCCCGTGCGGCCGTCCGCGGCCAGGGGCAGGCGCCGGGACAGCCGCAGGGCCCGGGACAGGGACAGTCGCAGGGGGCTGGGCAGGGGGCCGGCGCTCATGTGCCGGCGCCCGTTCAGGCCGCCCCGCCCGCGCCGTCTGCCACATCCGCCGCCGTCCAGCCTGCTGCTCCGCCGCCGGTTCCGGAGGCGGCCGCGCCGCCCGTGGAGGAGGCCCCCGTCCAGCCCGCCCCCGGCGCCTGGCCGACCGCCACCGCGGCGGGCAGCGGGCGTCGGCCCGGTGGCTGGCCCACGGCCACGCCCGCAGGGGGCGGCGGTCGTCCTCCGGCTCCCCCGGCCGCGCCCGCCCCGGCCGCCGCGCAGGGCGTGCCGGCCGCGCCGGCCGCCGCGCCCGCCGGGCACGTGCCGCCCGTCGGCGGTCCGGATCCCCGGATGCTCTGGCCGAACATCCTGGACGCGGTCAAGAACCGCCGCCGGTTCACCTGGATCCTGCTCAGCCAGAACGCGCACGTCGCCGGGTTCGACGGCACGACGCTGCAGGTCGGCTTCGTCAGCGCCGGCGCCCGGGACAACTTCGCGAGCAGCGGCAGTGAGGACGTCCTGCGGCAGGCGCTGTCCGAGCAGTTCAACGTGCAGTGGAAGATCGATGCGGTCGTCGACCCGTCCGGCGGTTCGGCGCCCCCGGCCGCCGGAGGGTTCGGCGGAGGGTTCGGCGGAGGCGGCGCCGCCGCCGGAGGCGCCCCGGGTGGGTACGGCGGGCCCGGCGGGCCCGGCGGCTCCGGCGGTCCGGGCGGCTACGGCGGTGGCGGTTCGACAGGGCCGTCGGCGATGGCGTCGGCCGCGTCGCCGGCGCCGGCCGCGTCCGCAGGTCCCGCTCGCCAGGCGTCCTCTCCCGGGCCGGCGGGCCCCGCGGCCGACGCCTCCAGACCCGCGCCGTCCCGCCCGGCCGTCCACGAACCGGTGGCCCCCGAGGACGACACCCCGGAGGACGACGACCCCGACCTCAACGAGTCGGCCCTCTCCGGTTACGAACTGATCGTGCGCGAACTGGGCGCGACGGTGGTGGAGGAGTTCACCAACGAGTAG
- the purD gene encoding phosphoribosylamine--glycine ligase — MNVLVIGSGAREHALCRSLSLDPAVTALYCAPGNAGIAEVAELHQVDALDGEAVSALAVELGAELVVVGPEAPLVAGVADAVREAGIPVFGPSKEAAQLEGSKAFAKDVMAAAGVPTARSYVCTTPEEAAEALDAFGPPYVVKDDGLAAGKGVVVTGDLEVASAHAAACDRVVIEEFLDGPEVSLFAITDGVSVVPLQPAQDFKRALDGDEGPNTGGMGAYSPLPWADPKLVEEVLETVLQPTVDEMRRRGTPFSGLLYAGLAITGRGVRVIEFNARFGDPETQVVLARLRTPLAGVLKAAATGDLADLPALRWSDDAAVTVVIASHNYPDAPRTGDPITGLAEVAAEDAPHAYVLHAGTKQDGDAVVSAGGRVLSVTASGADLGEARERAYRAVARIGLDGSQHRTDIAARVAGA, encoded by the coding sequence GTGAACGTCCTCGTCATCGGCAGCGGCGCCCGCGAACACGCCCTGTGCCGCTCACTGTCCCTCGACCCCGCCGTCACCGCGCTGTACTGCGCGCCCGGCAACGCCGGCATCGCCGAGGTCGCCGAGCTGCACCAGGTCGACGCCCTGGACGGCGAGGCCGTGTCGGCGCTGGCCGTCGAGCTGGGCGCCGAACTGGTCGTCGTCGGCCCGGAGGCGCCGCTGGTCGCCGGCGTGGCCGACGCCGTGCGCGAGGCCGGCATCCCGGTCTTCGGCCCCTCGAAGGAGGCCGCGCAGCTGGAGGGCTCCAAGGCGTTCGCCAAGGACGTGATGGCGGCGGCCGGCGTGCCGACCGCCCGCTCCTACGTCTGCACCACCCCGGAGGAGGCGGCCGAGGCGCTCGACGCGTTCGGCCCGCCGTACGTCGTCAAGGACGACGGTCTGGCCGCCGGCAAGGGCGTCGTCGTCACCGGTGACCTGGAGGTCGCCTCGGCGCACGCGGCCGCCTGCGACCGCGTCGTCATCGAGGAGTTCCTGGACGGCCCGGAGGTCTCCCTCTTCGCGATCACCGACGGTGTGAGCGTGGTCCCGCTCCAGCCCGCCCAGGACTTCAAGCGCGCGCTCGACGGCGACGAGGGCCCCAACACGGGCGGCATGGGCGCGTACTCGCCCCTGCCCTGGGCCGATCCGAAGCTGGTCGAGGAGGTCCTGGAGACCGTTCTGCAGCCGACCGTGGACGAGATGCGCCGCCGTGGCACCCCGTTCTCCGGGCTGCTCTACGCGGGTCTGGCGATCACCGGCCGCGGCGTCCGGGTCATCGAGTTCAACGCCCGCTTCGGCGACCCCGAGACGCAGGTCGTCCTGGCCCGTCTGAGGACGCCGCTGGCCGGCGTCCTGAAGGCCGCCGCCACCGGCGACCTCGCCGACCTGCCGGCCCTGCGCTGGAGCGACGACGCGGCCGTCACCGTCGTCATCGCCTCGCACAACTACCCGGACGCCCCGCGCACCGGCGACCCCATCACCGGCCTCGCCGAGGTGGCCGCCGAGGACGCCCCGCACGCGTACGTGCTGCACGCCGGCACGAAGCAGGACGGCGACGCGGTCGTCAGCGCCGGCGGACGCGTGCTGTCCGTCACCGCGTCCGGCGCCGATCTCGGTGAGGCGCGCGAGCGCGCGTACCGGGCGGTCGCGCGCATCGGGCTCGACGGTTCCCAGCACCGTACGGACATCGCCGCGAGGGTGGCGGGCGCGTAA